A window of Ranitomeya variabilis isolate aRanVar5 chromosome 2, aRanVar5.hap1, whole genome shotgun sequence contains these coding sequences:
- the LOC143809814 gene encoding uncharacterized protein LOC143809814, translating to MTYFGVPLSPEKTIGPVSVITFLGIEIDTVAMEFRLPKDKIDKLLDLINGCISVGKVTLTQMQSLLGSLNFACRIMPAGRIFSRRLTIATRGVKQRHHRIRITAQLRSDLNTWKMFLSNYNGPMGFASSGTFGGGGLPMFNLGCPGDLMPLIRSSVAPSTWRAYDGVRPSVWIVGHSYIYWAARRAELCPGGRSLGFDDVDVICRSMRGLTWSQVLPEVVHIARVSSSPAIVVIHAGGNDLASSPLAELLTLIRSDMDKFPSFFPLMRLVWSEVIPRLVWRGARELDAMERSRRTLNQRISRFVRFKNGVVVRHHRLEGDNSGFLLPDGVHLNEAGLDIFLNGLREGVVQAMHSLGGS from the exons ATGACATATTTTGGGGTCCCACTTTCCCCCGAGAAGACGATAGGGCCAGTATCAgtgatcacattccttggtattgaaatcgacacggtCGCCATGGAATTTAGATTGCCGAAAGACAAAATCGACAAATTGCTGGATCTCATTAATGGGTGCATTTCGGTTGGCAAAGTCACATTGACGCAAATGCAGTCACTTCTTGGCTCATTAAATTTTGCATGCAGGATCATGCCAGCGGGCAGGATATTTTCTCGCAGATTGACGATTGCCACGAGAGGAGTGAAACAACGTCATCACAGAATCAGGATAACAGCTCAGTTACGTTCTGATTTAAACACATGGAAGATGTTTCTCAGCAATTACAATG GACCTATGGGATTTGCGTCTTCAGGAACGTTTGGAGGAGGTGGATTGCCCATGTTCAATCTGGGATGTCCTGGGGACCTGATGCCGCTAATACGCTCATCGGTAGCTCCGTCGACCTGGAGAGCCTATG ATGGAGTGCGACCCAGCGTCTGGATTGTGGGTCACTCATACATCTATTGGGCAGCTCGTCGTGCTGAATTGTGCCCAGGAGGGAGATCCTTGGGTTTTGATGATGTCGACGTGATATGCCGTAGTATGAGAGGTCTGACGTGGTCCCAAGTGCTGCCGGAGGTCGTTCACATTGCACGGGTGTCTTCATCTCCCGCCATTGTGGTTATCCATGCcggaggaaatgacctggcttcgtcTCCACTTGCCGAGCTGCTTACGCTTATCAGATCTGATATGGACAAATTCCCGAGTTTTTTCCCGCTGATGCGACTAGTCTGGTCTGAGGTTATCCCAAGACTGGTGTGGCGGGGTGCCAGGGAATTGGatgctatggagagatccagacgtACTTTGAACCAGAGGATATCGCGCTTCGTGAGATTTAAGAATGGTGTAGTGGTAAGGCACCACCGTCTGGAGGGAGACAATTCCGGTTTTCTTCTTCCAGACGGAGTTCATTTGAACGAGGCGGGTTTGGATATTTTCCTCAATGGGCttcgtgaaggcgtggtacaggctATGCATTCTTTGGGGGGGTCGTAG